In Rutidosis leptorrhynchoides isolate AG116_Rl617_1_P2 chromosome 2, CSIRO_AGI_Rlap_v1, whole genome shotgun sequence, one genomic interval encodes:
- the LOC139892796 gene encoding probable folate-biopterin transporter 7: protein METSTDNKLDSITKSSNDTIKYHRNRSNSSTEKENKVKLLLGLGFWMQGFRCFPWMAVTFFLKDGLRVDPASLQILQNSANLPMVAKPFYGLVSDSFYVFGQHRIPYIAFGALLQAISWFAIASSSSSTISFFTITVYLFLGNFGAAIVKVVNDALIAEFGKQTTFKSDLQSFVWVAASIGGIMGNLLGGVSIDQFSARSMFLSFGTLLTIQFFITISVSESSLNLPKNQSNHGIKRQLSDLVTVLRKPEMYRPILWFAGSCAIIPALTGSIFFYQTQHLKIESSVLGISKVVGQVAMLLWGVVYNRYLKSITPRKLISSIQITLAFLMLSDALFVKGFYRTMGIQDPVYVVVVSGLLEVLYLFKILPFSVLMAKLCPPGCEGSLMAFVTSSITLALIVSGYLGVALSSYVEVTKTDFSGLPKGLLIQAAFTVLPLFWSSFIPDVPKVKAVKKDL from the exons tagggttagggttttggatGCAAGGATTTCGATGCTTTCCATGGATGGCGGTTACATTCTTCTTAAAAGACGGCTTACGTGTGGATCCAGCAAGTTTGCAAATTTTACAGAACTCTGCAAATTTACCAATGGTTGCAAAACCTTTTTATGGGCTTGTGTCTGATTCGTTTTATGTGTTTGGACAACATCGAATACCTTATATTGCGTTTGGAG CTTTGTTACAAGCTATATCATGGTTTGCTATAGCATCTTCATCCTCTTCaaccatttcatttttcacaatcaCTGTTTATCTCTTCCTTGGAAACTTTGGTGCTGCCATAGTTAAGGTTGTGAATGATGCTTTAATTGCAGAATTTGGAAAACAAACCACTTTCAAATCTGATCTCCAATCATTTGTGTGGGTGGCTGCATCGATTGGTGGTATCATGGGTAACCTTTTAGGTGGCGTATCTATTGATCAGTTTTCGGCAAGATCGATGTTCTTGTCGTTTGGAACACTGTTAACTATCCAGTTCTTTATCACTATTTCCGTAAGCGAAAGTTCACTAAACCTACCAAAAAACCAGTCTAACCATGGTATAAAACGTCAATTATCAGATCTTGTTACGGTGCTAAGAAAACCTGAGATGTATCGCCCAATCCTATGGTTTGCAGGATCTTGCGCAATAATTCCAGCATTAACTGGCTCAATTTTCTTCTATCAAACGCAACACTTAAAGATCGAGTCATCGGTTCTTGGGATTTCAAAGGTGGTTGGTCAGGTAGCTATGTTGTTATGGGGTGTTGTATATAATCGGTACCTGAAATCAATCACACCAAGAAAACTGATTTCATCGATTCAAATAACATTGGCTTTCTTGATGCTATCAGACGCGTTATTTGTGAAAGGTTTCTATCGAACGATGGGGATACAAGACCCGGTATACGTAGTAGTTGTTTCtggattgttggaggttttatacTTATTCAAGATTCTACCTTTTAGTGTTCTAATGGCAAAACTATGTCCACCCGGTTGTGAAGGGTCTTTAATGGCGTTTGTTACGTCGTCTATTACATTGGCTTTAATTGTAAGTGGATACCTCGGGGTTGCACTTTCCTCATACGTTGAGGTCACAAAAACTGATTTTTCTGGTCTACCAAAAGGCCTACTAATTCAGGCTGCATTCACTGTTCTGCCTCTGTTTTGGTCTTCTTTTATCCCGGACGTACCAAAAGTCAAAGCCGTAAAGAAAGATTTGTAA
- the LOC139892795 gene encoding uncharacterized protein, with product MASSADMKGFFKQRKKNAGISKPSATKSKPKSKTSASFGSNTAQPPALIAHGSPDLQENHDANEEVLRQFDMNMSYGPCVGMKRIDRWNRAVKLGMNPPKDVHRLLTSDSKVCADSLWDGRV from the exons ATGGCTTCATCAGCAGACATGAAAGGATTTTTCAAACAACGGAAGAAGAATGCTGGAATCAGTAAACCTTCAGCAACCAAATCTAAGCCAAAATCCAAAACTTCTGCGAGTTTCGGATCTAATACTGCACAACCTCCTGCTCTAATCGCCCATGGTTCTCCTGATCTCCAAG AGAATCATGATGCAAATGAAGAAGTATTGAGGCAATTTGACATGAACATGTCGTATGGGCCATGTGTTGGAATGAAGAGAATCGATCGTTGGAATAGGGCCGTGAAACTAGGGATGAACCCTCCTAAAGATGTTCATCGTCTCTTAACATCTGATTCCAAGGTTTGTGCAGACTCATTGTGGGATGGTCGTGTTTGA